The genomic window gccgagctcgagcgagccgaacacgagctagctcgctcatttgccagccctaaatAGAAATAGTGGTCCAGGAAGATTGAGCTCGAACCCAATCCTCATACACAATAGGGGAACCTAACAATGTAATCGTTAGATATAGAGGTGAGTTCACTAGCAAACAGTTGTAGTGTCCAAAATCATTGCAACAAAAATAAGCAaagtataaattaatttgatagaCCACATCCCAAAGCATGGCGAAGAAGAAAACAATATTAACACAACCATTTCAAAATAGCTAGTGCACCAATTAGAGAGGAAAAACAAAATCACTCACATTTCGTGAAACAACTGTTCGCATAAAACGAACAGCTGCCACAACCAGGAACTTTTCTCTTCTACAAGTTAGAAGTAGAACTTTCTCTATAGCATTGTTCATAAGAAAGTTGCACCTACAAAAATGGAATTTGCACCAATTTAGTTCAAGAATTCAAGGTATGCAAGCTTGAAACTAGTAGATCAAGAAAACCAAATGGTTTGGTTCACATAAAATTACTTTATCCTGTAGGGATGATGAATCACACAGAAACATAACAGCTCGCAGATGTTTGATAAAATTTCAGGCTTAGCTGTAGCATACGATTCAAGTCCTCTACCAACTCCATACGATTTACCCCCAGTGCGGGAACTGTTTTTTGGTGGACAAGATGATGCTATAACATCTATCAATTGGTCCAGATGCTTTTCATAGAAAATCTCAATCAATGTGTCACgctgcaacaagagaaaaagtaTCATCACTGACTATTCAAGCAAATTCGACACGAAATAAACTAACCAAAAAAACTACATTCGAAAAGCCAATATTATTAGAAAGGTCACCCCACCCACNTAGTTTAGCCAAATTCAATATGTTTCCaccaccaccaaaaaaaaaaacaaaaaaacccaccccccaaaaaaaaagtcgACTCAGAAGGGCGagaaaagaaaaacccaaaGAAAAAGCGGATTATAGAAGCTGCACAGGTCAGATACTATGCATTTCAATCTAAATTTCCACTATTTGTACACTCAAACCAACTTATATGTAGAACTCAACAGCAAATGAAGCATGtaataacataataataacAATCAGAAATTGGATTACAAAAGCACCAGTGAGAAAAAGGGTATTAAAGCACCTGTGATCCAGACATATTATATGAGTCCAGCAAAATCCGAATGATTTCAAGGAACTGACAATGCATGTCCTCACCAAAGTCAGTTATCATACCTTTAACCTGAACATAGGAGATTTTGTGAGGTGTAATTCATGATCATGCTTCACAAATAGTTCAGCATGCTCTTTTGCCAAGAGCAATGCAAGGATCGAAAAAGAGATTGAGATACTGGCAGAAACCATGATTCAAATCAAAGACTTTAGCGAGATACTTTATAcgctataaatatttttaaaacaccAAAACTGTCAAGATAGACAAAATCTATCATTTTTCAAAAGCAGCAGTTTATACATCACTCCAACTTGCCAAATAATTAAAGAATGAAGCGAAGATGCAACATCACAGGAACATATAAGCAAAATCAGAAGGTCCTTAATTAAGCCAGCAAAGTGAATGAAGTAAATTAGACAGAAGAGCATGCATCACATGCAAGTCAAAAAACATATCAGCTAGCTTACCAGGAGACCAAGAAGAGAATACCCGTCTTGTTGAATGATATACGTTCTAAGAAGATTAGGATCTTGATTGAGGAAGAGTACAAGGATATCTGCCCTGCAATTCAAGAAGGAAAGTGATTTAAGAACTGTAGGTAGTTTGAAAAGTAACAAGTGAAACATATTGATTTTGAAactaaatattcattttatcaATTACCCAGCAGACACTAGCTTCTTATCCTGACTCTGCAGTACATTAGTGATGATATCAAAAATGCCTTCATTGGCAAGATCcctgaaaataaataatcataAGACATTCTAAAAAGAACATACTTCACAGTATATCCAAAAATAGAGCTCGTTAATACAGATATTAATTCAGATATACATAATGCCATCAGGCAAAAGAAACTTAAATAAGATCTAGTCTATCACTTTACACCCATATGCACCCTACGTGCAAAAAAGCACACAGCGATTTCTCCAACAAACAAATCTCTGCGCCCATAATATGCACCATATCTTACAGGCAGTTCATCCCAGGTTATTATCTAATATTCCTGCACATCCAGAAATGCTAAATTCACCAGCACTAAcctcttttattttctaataagtTCATCACTCAGTAATGGTTCCAAAAATAGTAAGAAACTGGAAGGGAGCATTTGGAGAAATTACCTACAGcaacttaatttcttttttttttcttttttgcctgAAGCAGCTGTTGTTAAAAGTCAGATCTGCAATAATATGATTGCAAGCCCAAATATTACAGCTAAACCAGTATGCTTCTTTATTATCAGCCTACTGAATATTAGAGAGCCTCACAAGTGTTATGGATCCAAAAAATCCTATAAGGCTATCAAACAtatggaaagaaaaaaggaacaaTTTGGCCCCAAATAATAATAGATACCCCgatataaaaggaaaagaaattggcccaaaaaaaaaaaggaatacacTAAAGAAAATAGCCCACCGAAATAGGCGTAACTGATGCACCAACTGCAAACTTTTACTTAGAGAGCAAAACTCATGCAAGAACAAAACCTGCTCCACAATAAACAACAGAGTCAGCAGAAATAAAGGCAACTGCAATACAACAAATCAATCATTTTCCACTACACCAGACTACTtcattttcaaaagaaaatacgAAACAGCAAACAAGCATAGGCCGGGAAAAGGAAAATTGCACAACTACACTACTGGATATTAGCCTAATCAAATACAAACAAAAGCTAGAATGATTAATTACTAAACATAAGAACATAGCAAAGAAATTTATACAACTAATTAGAAATCATCTGTGCATTTTTAATAGTACCAAATCTCTTCTCGAGTCAGCAGATATACTGGAAGATCTCATCCTTGCAAATAGTTCTTGGATAAAACAAGAATCATCTTTGAGCAAAGATATGACCTGCACCATAATAATATATCactaaacaaaagaaagaaatgaaataTATGCTAGAAATACAAGAGTGGATAATGTAATCCTCACAACAGCATTGTTAGCATGAACAATCGAATTAAGAGTTGCTATCGTAGCGTCATCCAGTATTCTCGGCAAAATAACATCCTACAATTGGTAAGGCAACAATGAGAACCAACCTATAACAATATTCAAGCAACTGAGAGCAAGTTAGACACAAATTAACCTTTATATAACCAATTCGATATGATTGGTGTATCTTCGACAACACCGAAGCATTTTTAATAGAGATAGCCTGCAAGATAATGGACGTGTAAGATCAAAAGATAGTATAAATAGATAAGCATATATGCACCTGAGAATTAATTTACCTCCTTAAAAACCACATGCTCTTTCAGAAAAGCACGGTGATTCTGCACCTTAGGGACTTCTGGATCATCTACGAACGTATATCAAAAAGGATAGCCGACATCATTATACATAATACATATTCTACTAATGGTACAAAAATCACAACAAAAATACTATTTCAGATACCTGTCACATCTACCAATGACAAAAGTGCGCATGGCCTACTCAACAGTATAAAAAGTCTATCACAGAAACTTGACAAAACCTTGCATTACATATTCAAAGGTAGATGCTGGTGTCTAAATATGACAGACTCCatcaaaaagaaattatgaCAAAGAAAGCACCAAAAGCAAACAAATGTTGTCTTGTTAAATGTACAAGTCTGgaaaaaagaatggcaaatccTGCATGCTAAATACTAAAGATGACACTGAAGATCCACTTTGAAAATGCCACCACGCAAATTCTTAGAAACACATGAAGTgaaaactggaaaaaaaaaaaaaaaagaacctatAAAATTATGCAAAGGAAAGAATGACGACAAAAATGAGGCACCAGAAGAGTGCGATCAGGGCTGAGAAATGACTTCCAGAAGCTGATTGGAAACTGAGATATGATTAAGGCTTGGCCAAGAGAGGGTGATCACCATATCTTACTCACCAAGGTTTCTTGAAGCTTTGTACACCAGCTTCAATATATGCATAGAGAAGTGTTCTCCTTTTAAGTTGTGCATACAGAAGTGTTCTCCTTTTTAAGTTGCAGAACATACTGTTGTTAACAATCTTGTTTTTATGTAGAAGTATCTCAACTTAGtgaattacactattttttggcatcattatATAGCACAATGTATGGCTTAtgttcattcaaaattttagcaGCCATCAAATGTACAAATATATTTGACCAAACAAGCAACATTCATCTATTAGCCAACACTAAAACGAAGTTGCAAAATCAACCATAAAACAACAAAGCCATCAAGCTAAATATCTAAGCTATAATACCAACACCCGAGAGACAGCAAAACACAGTACGCCATCTGCAGGgtgataaagaataaagaaatgcACAGACGGATACAAATGAATACACATAATAGCAAGGGTGCAACAAATAATAATCGCGACAGAATAACATACTTGACATCCAACATCAACACAAATACAAAtcattgaaaagaaaaaatcattaGAAGATTGGGAAAAAGAGGCTGCATAAAAGAGAACACAGACCTGACCAACAAAATGAATTGAATTCAACAAAAAATGTACAATCACAAGGATGTCATTAATAGGATAGATGCAGAATAAGGAGAGATAAGAAGTAACAAGAGATGACATATACTTACATTCAAGGGCACCaataatatccaaaatatactCATCGGAGAAAATCCTATCAAAGATTGTTGTGCTATTTAGTAAAACTGCAAATGACCAACATAAACCGTTAATAACATACTTGAGGAAACACATGATGAAACAAAATAAGCATAAACTTACTAATCGCCTTGACCAATCTGAAAATCATGTGAAGACCATCCATGTTTTCTAAATCCTCACACATTCTAAATAGGTCTATCAACTTTGGGAAAAACTCTTGCTGCAATATTTaagaagaaaatataaaagatcATTTATCAACCTAAAGATACACAAAACAATAGAATCAAATACAATACATTACTTCAATAGCTTTCAAGATTTCCTCTTACACAggcaattatattttttttcaccattTTAAAATGAGATCATACAACTCGAGGATCATCATACGAAAGATTACTTTGTAGAAGGTTAAGGGAGTGAAACCTAAAAtcataataacaaaaaattgaaagaagaaCCCTAATACACCAGTTCCAACTTCTTAATCACAGTAAATTAACCTGGTAGCTCAGGTGCAAGCAACATACTTTACCAAAGTAACAGCTGAGTGGCTCTTTATGGAGACTGAGCCCAATGGCTACCACATATATCTTACTTGCCGAGTGAAACTACGTTATAGTCTCTCAAAGCACGAGTTGAACCCTTCGGGTAGACATGAAACGAGTAGACCGCAGTTATAGCCTAGCCTTAATTTGAACGAGGGAACGTCAATCACGGTTCGAGTAGAGACGAAGTGGCTTAGTTGATATCATATAGTGCACATTGCCCTTGTTGGGATACTTCtcatatattttcaaaatttatcaaCAAAAGATGATTTCCTGCCCATCTTGATGCCTCGATGTacaaagaaaatgataaataaatttagaacaATTTGCCGTTTAGCCTTTAGATTCTAGATTTCTTCTTTATGATAATAACTTAGCATTCAACCCTAATTAGAGATTCCATCATTTAAGTGATATAGTAATTGGCAAACAGCAACCTCGTTAGTTTGTTCTTTCAAGAAAGGGAgcatattcttaattttttattctgaaaGTGCTAGAAGGGTGTGATATTGAATACCTATCTCATTCAATTCTATAGCCTCCAAACTGTGCTTTTAAGAGAGTGAAAAATATCTCCTGAGAGCTGCTTTATACTGTGTACTGTCCCAACATACTACATAATCCTAAAGTTTACAGTTAGAAATGTTTGCAAGAATCTTACATCTTGAGATATTAATTCTGCCACTCGCAACTGGTCTGTAATGCTGCACTCTAGAATAGTCTGCAAATTATGATCAATTACATCAACAAaatcatatacatatatcacaatcagaaaaaaaagattagttAAACACAGATCAAAAGGaacgaaaaaagaaatttaCTGAACAAAAATTTGCAAACTAAACATATAATTAACTACACTAAATTCAAAAGGAGaaaatttatactgaaaatatgAAACACAATTTGATGTCATATGAGTGTTTCAGATTTAAATGGTAATATTTGTCGAGGGCATCACAGCTATATGCattatgaataatttatttgcCACAGGAGCAACTTGCAATATCTATATAAATTTTACCACTACATGTTTTTACTACCCAACTGGCAAGAGTACTGGTTAAGGACTATCTCAACAGACTAACTAGTTGACAAATAATAAGAGTACCAGGACgaaggatttaagtgtcatgGCACAGGTCGTGCagaaaacttgccggcacggtgcgtgccgatgcttgccggtcacaaaaaatacatgtgtgccgacacataatgatatgaaatatttattttctttagcaataaaattttttatttcttattatgtatctttatcaaattttttgatcttcattgagaaaattacttactaatttaaagaaaagagggttttgagctgtgccattggCACGAGGGCTGTATTGTGCCAGTATCTTGTTGTTACAATAcaataaggatttaagtgcagtggcacggggtcgtgtcggaaacttgtcggcacggtacggcacagtgcATAACGGACCGCGCTGATGCGTACtgatcacaaaaaatacatgtgtgccgacacataatggcatgaaatatttaattttctttagcaacaaaatattctaattaataattaggggcaattacctatatacccctgaaaagtttctggttttcttatttatccctcttagaaggctaatattgaaaatacccttcttatgttccaagtctttctaatatacccctggagttaagttccgtcaattagctgccgttatctctgaaaaattaccattttgcccattccaatatacccttgtaccgtaactaacttatcttatatacccttcatatagcaaacatttttcttatttgcccttcaaatatcaattaattaattaagcacgtcgGGAGCGAGCAGATAAACGGATGAGATCAATCGCAGCTAGACAAACCTTAGTGGctggaggcatagttagttaattcggattcagcAAAAAATTGGTacagatataattcggataaaattcgtcttttaatttttaaattcgttttaaaatacggctaaaaaacggattcggcaattattcagatacgtgatttatacgggtattatacgttcaccaattaaaaattcgggatcaaaaattcggctatataataaatatataataattaatatactatatatgttattattataatttttataatagattaaatatatttaaaattataataaacatatattaataatatataagcgttatatatttaaaaatattaataaataattacaaatttataaataaaatattatataataatatttctatatataaataaaatactactatatgaatatatatttataaataaaatatatatatatgggtataatgagagggaggtccacggtggacctccctctcatccggtccacgaggccaaacCGGCCTCATGGACCGCGCACACCCACGCTCCGGCGTCCGCAAGGGTGAGGGCACGCGGCGGTCGAGCGTCCGCGAGGGCGAGAGCGCGCCGCGCTCCGACGTTCGCAAGGGCGTGGGCGTGGCGCGGTCGGGCATGGTAGGGGAGGGGTGCTGGTTGCGGGCAACGCAGAGGTCCATGATCTTgcgggcggcgtcggcggcgtcgGTGCTCTCGTGCATGAGACGGGCGACCTCAGCCTTGGGCAGGTGCAGGCGGAGCGTGCGGGCATCGTCAGGGTGGGCGTGGGCGTGGGAGTTGAGGAGGGAgaggtcggaggaggaggacgacgacgattCAACAAATCCATAGGCTCCCGGCACCGGccaaggcggcggcggaggagaaggaagacgacgagagcggcggaggaggacgacgacgagagcggcgagaggggtgttggaggtggaggtgtgggAGGTGGTGATAGTCTGGGAGGAGATAaggcgaggtggaggcggaggatggtctgggaggagatgaggcgaggtGGAAGCAGCGGAGCCGGGGCCGAGGTTGGCGGCGGTGGTGAGCAGACCAGttgtgagagaaagagaggatagGTTAAGGGATTAGTATAATAAGataggggcaaaataggtattttatttagGTTTTAACTatagtatacatttaacccatgtttaacccgagtcaagctaacaggggataactgcaggggtattttggaataacggtggaacatatgaggggtattttagaaagaaaaaaaaaagtaggggtaaatcgaatatttccaaacgtatgaggggtatataggcaagtATCCCTaataattatgtattttttatcaaatcttctgaactttattgagaaaattaattactaatttaaagaatagaggttTTAAGCTGTGTCATCGGCACAGGGGCTGTATCGTGCCAATAtattgttggcacgatacggcacaaTAGATATGGAGCGTGCCaataggcacttaaatccttgcgaTACAGTACAATAAATAcagcccgtgccgatgggcacttaaatccttgatcaaGACTCAAAAATGAACAAACAAGAAAAAAGGCACACCCAGGAATGCCATATACAAAGGAACAGCAAACTCTGCCTAtttataacaataaaaattatttataacaataaaaaattatgcatCTTCAGAAAAAACAGATGATGCAATATACTACACAGCATTATGCACAAGTTCAGAAAACAAATTGCTCTCATATAAGGTGAAATGAGAAAAAAGGTTAAACAATTCAGTTACTAATTGATAAAGATGGAAATCACAAGTAGAAATATCAGGATCGTTAAAATAATTGTCAAAAAGATCAAGCAAACCTTCAAAATTTGAGGAAGAGTTGACAATTCAACAGTTGGAAGATCTCTCAATTCACTATTAACAGTGCGAAATGACTCATCTGCAAAGAAAATCAATGATGAGTACTAGTGCAACTACTATGAGCCTTTATATGTAGAAATCATGAAAGTAAGAAATACTTCCAACAATAAGTTATCCAACTTAAAGTAGTCCCAAAAcagaacaaaaaacaaagatGGGCTTCATAAATATAACTAATAGCGCAAATGAAACTCATTTAAACTATTTTGGAACCGTAAACAAGAAGATTTCacattaataatcaaaaaaaatcGAGAATCCAAGGGTCATTCAAAACGAGCATATACAAATATTGTTAAGTACCCCTTTGTGAAGTCATTGCTGAATTGATTGCAAACTGTGGATGTCAGTTCAACTCGCAGAAAAAGAAGATTTTAGAGATCATAGGGGATTAGAATGGGCTATGCCATGCCAAAATCCCAACTACACAGCACAGTGTCTATGCTAATGAGCATATGCTGCAACAGGTAGCAGTGATATGTCTGCTTTTCAACTGCCCTTGCAGGTTTCATGGAAAGAACTACCCAGTACCTTAAATACTTAGTAGAAACAAACTTATAacaaatataaactaaattagCAATTCATCAGAAAAATATGACATATATCTGAGCTTGACTCACTTTTAAGAAATGCTCCAGTTGATCCCATGAAGTTAAGTGCTTGAGTTGGGATGACAGTAAAGAAGTAAAGATGATGAAAGGTATTTATGGCATGAATTCTATAGATCATTTAATTGTAAGTGGCCAAAAATCCTATCAACTAGTGGTCCAGTTTGTACCATCAAGAATACTATCTACTTGCCAAACTCAAACCAGTCAAACTAGTAGCAATTATACCAGCAAACCACTTTCCGAACGTGTCATTTTGTATTACTGTGTCTGCAAACAGCAGGTTTAGATGATAAAGTTTCAAGGACCTCCACAGTTCCACACCTATAGACCCGCTTATTTTCTTTCCGCAATTTTTTCACTCTATTGATTTACTtagaaatcaaaaaataaatattctgaGAATTTTCAGCTTCAACTTAAGTTTAATCCACAGTAATAGAATGCCAACAAGATCTACATTGATGCCAAACATTGCAGCAACAAGCTTGATTTAAGAGCAAAGATGAGCCTTCCATTTAGACGAATAAAAGTGAGTTATCGATTCAAGAAGATTATTCCAGCAATTTTCAGATATTATCCTTTTTCAGTACTTTCCTTATTCATTGTGTATTTATAGCTCTACTAGAATGGTTCATATCTGAAGGGCTAGAGCAGGGAGAAGAAAGAAATGGAAATTAAGTTCGAGTCGATCTTCTATTGCACCTAGCATTAATCCTTCCAATAGGAAATCCacaatcatgaaccaaattcaAATATGCAGCAAAAAGGTATCACTTAAAGCAGCAAAGTAAGCACACTTGATAAAGAGTCGTCGTGTTTCATTATTATCATGTATAAAGGACAAGAATCCGGCTAAAAATACCATTCGCGTGTATTGCGCCAGTAGATTCTACATGTGCCATTGCTGGACGAGGACCGATCTCAAGATCTGTTAGAAATTGTCAAATAGAGAGGACATGACCTAAGTAATGGGAAGAACAAAATGCAATTATTAATATACTTACTTCCAAGAGTAGTAAATTGTAGGTTTCTCTGGATTCCACAGATGTTGTCCCTACATGAAACAACAGAAACATGAATTGAAATACAATTACCAATGAAGAAAATGGGTTTATTGTGTAAGTACCATATATAGGAGCATCCAGTAGCCTCCTGAAAGCTCAATGCCAATTCTGTACCTAACTCTGGGTCTCTCCACGAAATTATTGTGTCTGCCAAAATTTGTTAGGGAATTTACATATCTTGATTACTACGTAAcgttaaataaaataaaaatcatcttCAACAAACACAATTTGGCAAATCTTTCACCTTCTTGCCTTCGATAAATATCCTCAGAGGAGATGCTATGCACAAGTAAGGTCTCGTTATCGTCTTCATCAACAACAATCAAACCAAGCTCTTCTGACCTCTGCAAATCATCAACTCCTCATAACCAAACTACATCCCAAACTTAAGATATAACAAGCAAAATTCTTCCTTCGAATAAGCAATATGACAAAATTACATGTCTTGACATCATTGGTTTTTTGGCACTAGGGCACCATGTTCCTACCTATAGAAAGACGCAAGGTTCTTACAAAAGCAAACTAGCAATAAAAACAATATTTAATGGCTTGACAACATTGAAGTAAGGAAAACAATCATAAGCCCTTCTTGTTTCTAAGGTGCATTCAGCACATAAAATAATTCGATTTAACTGCTGGGAAAAACATTAAGTACCTGATGCTAAAATATGCCTGGGATCCTGCCAAAGCCTATCAAACTATTAATACTAATTATGTAAAATCCAAGGATTGCCCATGACGACTGTGCCGCCCTTGCTGCCTGCGCAGTACCATGCCGAGACCATGCCTTCACATGGCACGGGGGCATGCCAACACTATATCAACAAAATGgctttttttgagtttttaatgtCTTTTTTTTAGGGTGAAAAGTTTTACAAAGGTTTCTCCATACTTGAAATATGTAAATCTTGTAAATCTACTAACATTTGTTGCAATTAGTGAGCTCAATTGCAAATGAGATCATCTTTTAGTGAAAAAGAAATACAGAGAAGAAGATCTTTAGCCGCAGCGAATTTGCCTATGAAAGTGTTCCTCTATAAATCTTTACCCAATAGTTCTGTTTTCATGCATacacttatataatatatatatatatatagttattaagaTCTTTATGACTCTATTCTTACTAAATTGCATGAGATATAACATTTAAGCCATTCATATAGCTATTGAGAAATTAAAACAATCTAAAAAGCTCGTTTTTTATGAGAATTCgataaaaaaaatgtgtttaTGCATGCCAATGTGCCAGTGGCGTGCCATTGGCACAAGGAAGCATGCCGACATTCGCACGCTGTGTGCTGCTGTGCCATGATATGAATCTAGCTGACCAGAATCATTTATATGCAAGTGACCAGAATCATTCATATGCAAAAGATCATTTATGCATAAGCAGCATGGGACATGATCCTGGTCAAGTAGGGTATGGTCACTTGCATTTATATGCAAGTGCTTCGGATCAGCTAGAATTTGTTCTTTCCAATCATCATCGTTTGATGTAAGTGGCAGGAATCTCCAATTTATTTCAACTAAATATTGTTTAATGTACCTCACAATTATATTttgacaataattttttttcaattagatTCAGTGCAACTGTGGAATTGAAATCCCTACAGCTTAGCAAAGCAAATACTTCAAGTGTACTGTATCCTGCATCTGCCAAAGATTTTAAGCACATCCCCTCATATATGGCATCAAAATATTCCTGAACTCTTCTATTCTAGAATTTCTATTAATTTCCATAATTCCACTTCTAGTACAGTTCTGCTTGGGTCATAAAACTTATATCTACGTCTTCAatgaaaaataaacaacaaattcTAACTGACCAGAATCACAAATTCACAATATCAGTCACAAGAATTAACAAAACTACTTCAGCATAAGAAAATGCATAAGGAcaacttttaaaataaacagACATCATAGGACATGTCAAAATGTCAAAAGGTTGCTCATATTCATTAACGAAATAGAGATATATATCAACTACAAAATGAATTACCAAAACCAACCTCCATGTATTCAACAGAAACGTGCCCTGTTCCCTGATCATCCCATTTTCCATCATCATTCAATCTGTATACTTTTACACGCTGAAACATTTCTCAAACCAGTCAGTGAATTTGAGCTTGCAATGTAAAGACAACAGCAAAAGCACCAAAACAAATACAGAATTTGAGCTTGGAATGAAATGGACGTGTAAAAGAAATTATAAGGACCTTATTGCGCATGTACCGGCATTATAAAACAACTGAGAACAATAGAAGATaacatataaaaagaaaaatattaatggaTAATAATGTTTAACTCAAACTCTATCTTAACTACCATAGCGGGCCTCACAAAATAACTGACCATTGTTAGCAAATTGAGATAAACAGAAGAATGCTTGAAGATCCCAAAGAATCATAAAATAGACATAGTTGGCCGTAGGTTTC from Ananas comosus cultivar F153 linkage group 23, ASM154086v1, whole genome shotgun sequence includes these protein-coding regions:
- the LOC109727927 gene encoding serine/threonine-protein phosphatase 4 regulatory subunit 3 isoform X2 — its product is MGQGKSPGSSSSNMQRVKVYRLNDDGKWDDQGTGHVSVEYMERSEELGLIVVDEDDNETLLVHSISSEDIYRRQEDTIISWRDPELGTELALSFQEATGCSYIWDNICGIQRNLQFTTLGNLEIGPRPAMAHVESTGAIHANDESFRTVNSELRDLPTVELSTLPQILKTILECSITDQLRVAELISQDQEFFPKLIDLFRMCEDLENMDGLHMIFRLVKAIILLNSTTIFDRIFSDEYILDIIGALEYDPEVPKVQNHRAFLKEHVVFKEAISIKNASVLSKIHQSYRIGYIKDVILPRILDDATIATLNSIVHANNAVVISLLKDDSCFIQELFARMRSSSISADSRRDLVLFLHEFCSLSKSLQLVHQLRLFRDLANEGIFDIITNVLQSQDKKLVSAGADILVLFLNQDPNLLRTYIIQQDGYSLLGLLVKGMITDFGEDMHCQFLEIIRILLDSYNMSGSQRDTLIEIFYEKHLDQLIDVIASSCPPKNSSRTGGKSYGVGRGLESYATAKPEILSNICELLCFCVIHHPYRIKCNFLMNNAIEKVLLLTCRREKFLVVAAVRFMRTVVSRNDEHLLRHIVKNNLLKPVIEAFIENGNRYNMLHSGVLELLEYIRKENVKSLILYIVDHFWDQLKKFERLGSIQALKIKYEQSLEVCDTKNSAATADTRKRSEERGLEKEEEDYFNEDSDEEDSTGHVLHSRNQNARAGLPNGTKVNYTPSRARPVGLVDYEDDDDDEDYNPPSRKPSPSTEDDESLNIPITKRKSPCTVDGKHGELESPKKAKIETHKKSSADSRVSIAPITSARDSQSKQALSPSSSVQNREANSEPEKDTTSPKNCEHTPPEEDTEDRKSNGEECPTAISNSSLERVVDASKATGSEPYSVR
- the LOC109727927 gene encoding serine/threonine-protein phosphatase 4 regulatory subunit 3 isoform X1, translating into MGQGKSPGSSSSNMQRVKVYRLNDDGKWDDQGTGHVSVEYMEVGTWCPSAKKPMMSRHRSEELGLIVVDEDDNETLLVHSISSEDIYRRQEDTIISWRDPELGTELALSFQEATGCSYIWDNICGIQRNLQFTTLGNLEIGPRPAMAHVESTGAIHANDESFRTVNSELRDLPTVELSTLPQILKTILECSITDQLRVAELISQDQEFFPKLIDLFRMCEDLENMDGLHMIFRLVKAIILLNSTTIFDRIFSDEYILDIIGALEYDPEVPKVQNHRAFLKEHVVFKEAISIKNASVLSKIHQSYRIGYIKDVILPRILDDATIATLNSIVHANNAVVISLLKDDSCFIQELFARMRSSSISADSRRDLVLFLHEFCSLSKSLQLVHQLRLFRDLANEGIFDIITNVLQSQDKKLVSAGADILVLFLNQDPNLLRTYIIQQDGYSLLGLLVKGMITDFGEDMHCQFLEIIRILLDSYNMSGSQRDTLIEIFYEKHLDQLIDVIASSCPPKNSSRTGGKSYGVGRGLESYATAKPEILSNICELLCFCVIHHPYRIKCNFLMNNAIEKVLLLTCRREKFLVVAAVRFMRTVVSRNDEHLLRHIVKNNLLKPVIEAFIENGNRYNMLHSGVLELLEYIRKENVKSLILYIVDHFWDQLKKFERLGSIQALKIKYEQSLEVCDTKNSAATADTRKRSEERGLEKEEEDYFNEDSDEEDSTGHVLHSRNQNARAGLPNGTKVNYTPSRARPVGLVDYEDDDDDEDYNPPSRKPSPSTEDDESLNIPITKRKSPCTVDGKHGELESPKKAKIETHKKSSADSRVSIAPITSARDSQSKQALSPSSSVQNREANSEPEKDTTSPKNCEHTPPEEDTEDRKSNGEECPTAISNSSLERVVDASKATGSEPYSVR